From Eleftheria terrae, the proteins below share one genomic window:
- a CDS encoding aspartate/glutamate racemase family protein, with protein sequence MPQHIGIVGCSAEGAALCYRTLCAEGADLLGPYAHPEVSLHTPSLADYVACLARDDWQGVADLMLASAEKLARAGADFLICPDNTIHQALPLLQARSPRPWLHIAKVVAAEAAARGFRRLGLTGTRLLVEGDVYPEQLAQHGLDWVRPDAEDREAIDRIIMNELVPGIFRPEAVSCFQAVIGRLQAAGCDAVVLGCTEIPLIMNDGNSPLPTLDSTRLLARAALLRAVGRGEAASQQPA encoded by the coding sequence ATGCCCCAGCACATCGGTATCGTTGGTTGCTCCGCCGAAGGCGCAGCGCTCTGCTATCGCACCCTTTGCGCCGAAGGGGCGGATCTCCTCGGGCCCTACGCCCATCCGGAAGTGTCCCTGCACACGCCATCCTTGGCCGACTACGTCGCCTGCCTGGCAAGGGATGACTGGCAAGGCGTTGCCGATCTGATGCTCGCGTCGGCCGAGAAGTTGGCGCGGGCGGGGGCTGATTTCCTGATCTGTCCCGACAACACGATCCATCAGGCGCTGCCGCTGCTGCAAGCGCGTTCACCACGGCCCTGGCTGCACATTGCGAAGGTCGTCGCCGCAGAGGCGGCGGCGCGCGGCTTTCGGCGGCTGGGCCTCACTGGCACGCGCTTGCTGGTGGAGGGGGACGTCTATCCGGAGCAGCTGGCACAACATGGCCTGGACTGGGTGCGCCCCGACGCTGAAGACCGCGAGGCGATCGACCGCATCATCATGAACGAGCTGGTCCCGGGCATTTTTCGCCCAGAGGCGGTGAGCTGCTTCCAGGCTGTGATTGGCCGGCTGCAAGCGGCGGGCTGCGATGCCGTCGTGCTGGGGTGCACCGAAATCCCATTGATCATGAACGATGGCAACTCGCCCTTGCCGACGCTCGATTCCACTCGTCTGCTGGCGCGTGCGGCGCTGCTGCGGGCGGTCGGCCGGGGTGAGGCGGCCTCGCAGCAGCCGGCCTGA
- a CDS encoding response regulator, with product MNPAEGAPASGHPSPCKVLIADDNVDAAESLAVLLSLDGHEVRTARGGEEALQMAESFQPDAAVLDIGMPRLNGYEVARRIRAASWGGRMLLIALTGWSQSDDLQRARDAGFDHHCTKPANPDELQPWLKQAVERRSATH from the coding sequence ATGAACCCAGCCGAAGGCGCGCCGGCATCGGGCCATCCCTCCCCATGCAAGGTGCTGATCGCCGACGACAATGTCGATGCGGCCGAAAGCCTGGCCGTGCTGCTGTCCCTGGATGGCCACGAGGTCCGCACCGCCCGGGGCGGGGAGGAGGCCTTGCAGATGGCAGAGTCTTTCCAGCCCGATGCGGCGGTGCTCGACATTGGCATGCCGCGGCTCAACGGCTATGAAGTTGCGCGGCGCATCCGCGCCGCCTCCTGGGGCGGCCGGATGCTGCTGATCGCACTGACCGGCTGGAGCCAGTCCGATGACCTGCAGCGCGCCCGCGATGCCGGCTTCGACCATCACTGCACCAAGCCGGCCAATCCGGACGAGTTGCAGCCCTGGTTGAAGCAGGCGGTGGAAAGACGCAGCGCCACCCACTGA